One window from the genome of Pseudomonas fluorescens encodes:
- a CDS encoding scabin-related ADP-ribosyltransferase translates to MSRSSGFIRAATVAMVLAGTWQANPNAWATTQDSARKDEPWYQAWLQVTADPSVDIRKTQPLLRWRTDLDTLYRGDTTNQGLEAFRDGLLPKSVTFPEDTWMYNWFKHGAGAQRSVYSSTTRSQRIAQSFANEWVFEFKAPHGIDQQESGGPIIGEEEISYPGGVKGHFIKQACKKTDLADCIANPDYREPSGHETMLEVAATPIDWSKITPPEGLAWVTNKESLWAVGSSRINPVQGADALARGLRAKNSQPPVLRWASSPESPSIQSVVVAFRDYSDAKIWAVTEAADGGWVYEVRPNSVAVDLSGENTGNRPGAFAFIGGIKGGLLMNARRFEKGVGEPVECIGIEKEACRLENRHQ, encoded by the coding sequence ATGAGTAGAAGCAGCGGTTTTATACGGGCGGCGACTGTCGCCATGGTATTGGCAGGCACCTGGCAAGCGAACCCCAATGCGTGGGCAACGACCCAGGACTCGGCGCGGAAGGATGAACCTTGGTACCAGGCCTGGCTCCAGGTCACGGCGGATCCCAGCGTGGATATCCGCAAGACCCAACCCTTATTGCGCTGGCGGACCGACCTGGACACGCTCTATCGGGGAGACACCACCAATCAAGGCCTCGAGGCCTTCCGGGACGGCTTGCTGCCCAAATCCGTGACCTTCCCCGAGGACACATGGATGTACAACTGGTTCAAGCACGGGGCCGGGGCCCAGCGCTCGGTCTACAGCAGTACCACGCGCAGCCAGCGTATCGCCCAGAGCTTCGCCAACGAATGGGTATTCGAATTCAAGGCCCCCCATGGCATCGACCAACAGGAATCGGGGGGACCTATTATCGGCGAGGAAGAGATCAGCTACCCCGGCGGGGTCAAAGGGCACTTTATCAAGCAGGCCTGCAAGAAAACCGACCTGGCCGATTGCATCGCCAACCCGGACTATCGCGAACCCTCCGGTCACGAGACGATGCTGGAAGTCGCAGCGACGCCCATCGATTGGAGCAAGATCACCCCGCCAGAAGGCCTGGCCTGGGTGACGAACAAGGAATCACTCTGGGCGGTGGGTTCCTCGAGGATCAACCCAGTGCAAGGAGCGGACGCACTTGCCCGTGGGTTACGGGCAAAAAACTCGCAACCACCGGTCTTGCGCTGGGCGAGCAGCCCGGAGTCTCCTTCCATTCAATCGGTCGTCGTGGCGTTTCGTGACTATAGCGACGCCAAGATCTGGGCGGTCACGGAAGCGGCAGACGGCGGCTGGGTGTATGAGGTCAGGCCCAACAGTGTGGCGGTGGATCTGTCAGGGGAGAATACCGGCAACCGTCCAGGCGCCTTCGCATTCATTGGCGGCATCAAGGGCGGGCTATTGATGAATGCTCGCCGGTTCGAGAAAGGCGTGGGCGAACCGGTCGAGTGCATCGGCATTGAAAAAGAAGCTTGCCGCCTCGAAAACCGGCATCAATAG
- the purL gene encoding phosphoribosylformylglycinamidine synthase has translation MLILRGAPALSAFRHSKLLEQLSQKVPAVSGLYAEFAHFAEVTGGLTGDEQQVLARLLKYGPSVPVQEPAGRLFLVLPRFGTISPWSSKASDIARNCGLTKVQRLERGIAFYVAGEFSEAEAQLIAEGLHDRMTQVVLGNLEQAAGLFSHAEPKPLTAIDVLGGGRAALENANAELGLALAEDEIDYLVNAFQGLKRNPHDIELMMFAQANSEHCRHKIFNASWDIDGQSQEKSLFGMIKNTYQMHNEGVLSAYKDNAAVIVGNVAGRFYPNPETRQYGAVQEPVHILMKVETHNHPTAIAPFPGASTGSGGEIRDEGATGRGAKPKAGLTGFTVSNLQIPGFEQPWEKPYGKPERIVNALDIMIEGPLGGAAFNNEFGRPALTGYFRTFEQSITTPRGEEVRGYHKPIMLAGGMGNIRAEHVQKGEILVGSKLIVLGGPAMLIGLGGGAASSMATGTSSADLDFASVQRENPEMERRCQEVIDRCWQLGEHNPISFIHDVGAGGLSNAFPELVNDGGRGGRFELRNIPNDEPGMAPHEIWSNESQERYVLAVGPADFERFQAICERERCPFAVVGEATAEPQLTVTDSHFGNSPVDMPLEVLLGKAPRMHRSAVREAELGDDFDPSTLDLAESIERVLHHPAVASKSFLITIGDRTITGLVARDQMVGPWQVPVADVAVTATSFDVYTGEAMAMGERTPLALLDAPASGRMAIGETLTNIAASRIGKISDIKLSANWMSAAGHPGEDARLYDTVKAVGMELCPELGITIPVGKDSMSMATRWNDEGVDKSVTSPLSLIVTGFAPVTDIRQTLTPQLRMDKGTTDLILIDLGRGQNRMGASILAQVHGKLGSQAPDVDDAEDLKAFFAVIQGLNADGHLLAYHDRSDGGLLTTVVEMAFAGHCGLSLTLDSVAESTAEIPAILFNEELGAVIQVRQDATPDILAQFSAAGLADCVSVIGQPINNAHINITFNGDTVFEGQRSLLQRQWAETSYQIQRLRDNAECAEQEFDALLEEDNPGLSAKLSYDVNLDVAAPYIKKGIRPQVAVLREQGVNGQVEMAAAFDRAGFNAIDVHMSDILAGRVDLNDFKGMVACGGFSYGDVLGAGEGWAKSALFNSRARDAFQGFFERNDSFTLGVCNGCQMMSNLHELIPGSEFWPHFVRNRSEQFEARVAMVQVQESNSIFLQGMAGSRMPIAIAHGEGHAEFESEEALLEADLSGCVSLRFVDNHGKVTETYPANPNGSPRGITGLTSRDGRVTIMMPHPERVFRAVQNSWRSDDWNEDAPWMRMFRNARVWVN, from the coding sequence ATGTTGATCCTGCGCGGCGCTCCTGCCCTTTCTGCCTTTCGCCACAGCAAACTCCTTGAGCAACTGAGCCAAAAGGTTCCGGCTGTCAGTGGCTTGTATGCTGAATTCGCTCACTTCGCCGAAGTCACCGGCGGTTTGACCGGCGACGAACAGCAGGTGCTCGCGCGCCTTCTGAAGTACGGCCCCAGTGTTCCTGTCCAGGAGCCGGCCGGTCGCCTGTTCCTGGTGCTGCCGCGTTTCGGCACCATTTCGCCATGGTCGAGCAAGGCCAGCGACATCGCCCGCAATTGCGGCCTGACGAAGGTCCAGCGCCTGGAGCGCGGCATTGCCTTTTATGTCGCCGGTGAGTTCAGCGAGGCCGAGGCCCAATTGATCGCCGAAGGCCTGCATGACCGCATGACCCAGGTCGTGCTGGGCAACCTGGAGCAGGCCGCCGGTCTGTTCAGCCACGCCGAGCCCAAGCCGCTGACGGCCATCGACGTACTGGGCGGCGGCCGTGCCGCACTGGAAAACGCCAACGCCGAACTGGGCCTGGCCCTGGCCGAAGACGAGATCGATTACCTGGTCAACGCCTTCCAGGGCTTGAAGCGCAACCCGCACGACATCGAACTGATGATGTTCGCCCAGGCCAACTCCGAGCACTGCCGCCACAAGATCTTCAACGCCAGTTGGGACATTGACGGCCAGAGCCAGGAAAAAAGCCTGTTCGGCATGATCAAGAACACCTATCAGATGCATAACGAAGGTGTGCTGTCGGCCTACAAGGACAACGCGGCGGTGATCGTCGGCAACGTTGCTGGTCGCTTCTACCCGAACCCCGAGACCCGCCAGTACGGTGCGGTCCAGGAGCCGGTGCACATCCTGATGAAGGTCGAGACCCACAACCACCCGACCGCCATTGCGCCGTTCCCGGGCGCGTCCACCGGTTCCGGTGGCGAGATCCGCGACGAAGGCGCCACCGGGCGCGGTGCCAAGCCCAAGGCCGGCCTGACCGGCTTCACCGTGTCGAACCTGCAGATCCCGGGCTTCGAACAGCCGTGGGAAAAGCCCTACGGCAAGCCTGAGCGTATCGTCAACGCCCTCGACATCATGATCGAAGGTCCCCTGGGGGGCGCGGCGTTCAACAACGAATTCGGCCGTCCGGCCCTGACCGGCTACTTCCGTACCTTCGAACAGTCCATCACCACCCCCCGTGGTGAGGAAGTCCGTGGTTACCACAAGCCGATCATGCTCGCGGGCGGCATGGGCAACATCCGCGCCGAACACGTACAAAAAGGCGAGATCCTGGTCGGCTCCAAGCTGATCGTCCTCGGCGGCCCGGCCATGCTGATCGGCCTGGGTGGCGGCGCGGCTTCCTCCATGGCCACCGGCACCAGCTCGGCCGACCTGGACTTCGCCTCGGTCCAGCGGGAAAACCCGGAAATGGAACGCCGTTGCCAGGAAGTCATCGACCGTTGCTGGCAGTTGGGTGAACACAACCCCATCAGCTTCATCCACGACGTCGGCGCGGGCGGCCTGTCCAACGCCTTCCCGGAACTGGTCAACGACGGCGGCCGCGGTGGCCGTTTCGAACTGCGCAACATTCCGAACGACGAGCCGGGCATGGCCCCGCACGAAATCTGGAGCAACGAATCCCAGGAACGTTACGTCCTGGCGGTCGGCCCGGCCGACTTCGAACGCTTCCAGGCCATTTGCGAGCGCGAGCGCTGCCCGTTCGCGGTAGTGGGTGAAGCCACCGCCGAGCCGCAACTGACCGTGACCGACAGCCACTTCGGCAACAGCCCGGTGGACATGCCGCTGGAAGTGCTGCTGGGCAAGGCCCCGCGCATGCACCGTTCGGCGGTTCGCGAAGCGGAGCTGGGCGATGATTTCGATCCGTCGACCCTCGACCTCGCCGAGTCCATCGAGCGCGTGCTGCATCACCCGGCCGTGGCGAGCAAGAGCTTCCTGATCACCATCGGCGACCGCACCATCACCGGCCTCGTGGCCCGTGACCAGATGGTCGGCCCATGGCAGGTGCCGGTGGCCGACGTGGCCGTGACCGCCACCAGCTTCGACGTCTACACCGGCGAAGCCATGGCGATGGGCGAGCGCACGCCGCTGGCGCTGCTGGATGCCCCGGCCTCGGGCCGCATGGCGATCGGCGAGACCCTGACCAACATCGCGGCTTCGCGCATCGGCAAGATTTCCGACATCAAGCTGTCGGCCAACTGGATGTCCGCCGCCGGTCACCCGGGTGAAGATGCCCGCCTGTACGACACCGTCAAGGCTGTCGGCATGGAGCTGTGCCCGGAGCTGGGCATCACCATTCCGGTGGGCAAGGACTCCATGTCCATGGCCACGCGCTGGAACGACGAAGGCGTGGACAAGAGCGTGACCTCGCCGCTGTCGCTGATCGTGACCGGTTTCGCCCCGGTCACCGACATCCGCCAGACCCTGACCCCGCAACTGCGCATGGACAAGGGCACCACCGACCTGATCCTGATCGACCTGGGCCGTGGCCAGAACCGCATGGGCGCCTCGATCCTGGCCCAGGTGCATGGCAAGCTCGGTTCGCAAGCGCCGGACGTCGACGATGCCGAAGACCTGAAGGCGTTCTTCGCCGTCATCCAGGGCCTCAACGCCGACGGTCACCTGCTGGCCTACCACGACCGTTCCGACGGTGGTTTGCTGACCACCGTGGTGGAAATGGCCTTCGCCGGTCACTGTGGCCTGAGCCTGACCCTCGACAGCGTGGCCGAGTCCACGGCTGAAATCCCGGCCATCCTGTTCAACGAAGAACTGGGTGCGGTGATCCAGGTTCGCCAGGACGCCACCCCGGACATCCTCGCCCAGTTCAGCGCCGCCGGCCTGGCCGATTGCGTCTCGGTGATCGGCCAGCCGATCAACAACGCCCACATCAACATCACCTTCAACGGCGACACCGTCTTCGAAGGCCAGCGCAGTCTGTTGCAGCGTCAGTGGGCTGAAACCAGCTACCAGATCCAGCGCCTGCGCGACAACGCCGAGTGTGCCGAGCAGGAGTTCGATGCGCTGCTGGAAGAAGACAACCCGGGCCTGAGCGCCAAGCTCAGCTACGACGTCAACCTCGACGTGGCCGCGCCCTACATCAAGAAAGGCATTCGCCCACAAGTGGCGGTCCTGCGCGAGCAGGGCGTCAATGGCCAGGTGGAGATGGCGGCAGCGTTCGACCGCGCCGGTTTCAACGCGATCGACGTGCACATGAGCGACATCCTGGCCGGTCGTGTCGACCTGAACGACTTCAAGGGCATGGTCGCCTGCGGCGGTTTCTCCTACGGCGACGTGCTCGGTGCCGGTGAAGGCTGGGCCAAGTCGGCGCTGTTCAACAGCCGCGCCCGCGACGCGTTCCAAGGTTTCTTCGAGCGTAACGACAGCTTCACCCTCGGCGTGTGCAACGGTTGCCAGATGATGTCCAACCTGCACGAGCTGATCCCGGGCAGCGAATTCTGGCCGCACTTCGTGCGTAACCGTTCCGAGCAGTTCGAAGCGCGCGTGGCGATGGTCCAGGTCCAGGAGTCGAACTCGATCTTCCTGCAGGGCATGGCCGGTTCGCGCATGCCGATCGCCATCGCCCACGGCGAAGGCCATGCGGAGTTCGAAAGCGAAGAAGCCCTGCTCGAAGCCGACCTGTCCGGTTGCGTGTCGCTGCGTTTTGTCGACAACCACGGCAAGGTCACCGAAACCTACCCGGCCAACCCGAACGGCTCGCCGCGCGGGATCACCGGTCTGACCAGCCGCGACGGCCGTGTCACGATCATGATGCCGCACCCGGAGCGGGTGTTCCGCGCGGTGCAGAACTCGTGGCGTTCGGACGACTGGAACGAAGACGCGCCCTGGATGCGCATGTTCCGTAACGCCCGCGTCTGGGTGAACTGA
- the mltF gene encoding membrane-bound lytic murein transglycosylase MltF, with translation MFSPTALRPRYARWLIATGLFLVLSGCVEKPNTLERVKEDGVLRVVTRNSPATYFEDRNGETGFEYELVKRFADDLGVELKIETADNLDDLFNQIGKPNGPVLAAAGLVSSEQRKKQVRFSHAYLEVTPQVIYRNGQSRPTDAAALAGKKIMVLKGSSHAEQLAQLKQQYPGIEYEESDAVEVVDLLRMVDEGQIDLTLVDSNEVAMNQVYFPNVRVAFDLGDARNQSWAVAPGEDNSLLNEINSYLDKVQKNGTLQRLKDRYYGHVDVLGYMGATTFAQHLQQRLPKYEQHFKAYAKQEKVDWRLLAAIGYQESLWQPAVTSKTGVRGLMMLTQNTAQAMGVSNRLDPKQSIMGGAKYLAYMKDQLDESIQEPDRTWFALAAYNVGSGHLDDARKLAAKEGLNPDKWLDVKKILPRLSQKQWYSKTRYGYARGGEPVHFVANIRRYYDILTWVTQPQLEGDQVAEGNLHVPGVDKSKPNQESPQL, from the coding sequence ATGTTTTCCCCAACGGCTTTGCGTCCGCGATATGCCAGATGGCTGATCGCAACCGGACTCTTCCTGGTGCTCAGTGGTTGTGTTGAGAAACCCAACACACTGGAGCGCGTAAAGGAGGATGGCGTGCTGCGGGTGGTTACCCGAAACAGCCCCGCCACCTACTTTGAGGATCGTAACGGTGAAACCGGCTTCGAATACGAGCTGGTGAAGCGCTTCGCCGACGATTTGGGGGTGGAACTGAAGATCGAGACCGCCGACAACCTCGACGACCTGTTCAACCAGATCGGCAAACCCAACGGTCCGGTATTGGCGGCCGCAGGCCTGGTCAGCAGCGAACAGCGCAAGAAGCAGGTGCGGTTTTCCCACGCCTACCTGGAAGTCACCCCGCAGGTCATCTACCGCAATGGCCAGTCACGCCCCACCGACGCGGCCGCCCTGGCGGGCAAGAAGATCATGGTGCTCAAGGGCAGCAGCCACGCCGAACAGCTGGCGCAGCTGAAACAGCAATACCCCGGCATCGAATACGAAGAGTCCGACGCGGTTGAAGTGGTCGACCTGCTGCGCATGGTCGACGAGGGCCAGATCGACCTCACCCTGGTGGACTCCAACGAAGTGGCGATGAATCAGGTGTACTTCCCCAACGTGCGCGTGGCCTTCGACCTCGGCGATGCCCGCAACCAGAGCTGGGCGGTGGCCCCTGGTGAAGACAACAGCCTGCTCAACGAGATCAACAGCTACCTCGACAAGGTGCAGAAGAACGGCACGCTGCAACGCCTCAAGGACCGCTACTACGGCCACGTCGATGTCCTCGGCTACATGGGCGCCACCACGTTCGCCCAGCATCTGCAACAACGCCTGCCCAAATACGAGCAGCACTTCAAGGCCTACGCCAAGCAGGAAAAAGTCGATTGGCGCCTGCTGGCCGCGATCGGCTACCAGGAATCACTGTGGCAACCGGCGGTCACGTCCAAGACCGGCGTGCGCGGCCTGATGATGCTGACCCAGAACACCGCCCAGGCCATGGGCGTGTCCAACCGCCTGGACCCGAAGCAAAGCATCATGGGCGGCGCCAAGTACCTGGCCTACATGAAGGACCAACTGGACGAAAGCATCCAGGAGCCCGACCGCACCTGGTTCGCCCTGGCTGCCTATAACGTCGGCAGCGGCCACCTGGACGACGCCCGCAAACTGGCGGCCAAGGAAGGGCTGAACCCGGACAAGTGGCTGGATGTGAAGAAAATCCTGCCGCGCCTGTCCCAGAAGCAGTGGTACAGCAAGACCCGCTACGGCTACGCCCGGGGCGGCGAGCCCGTGCATTTCGTGGCGAACATCCGTCGCTACTACGACATCCTGACCTGGGTGACGCAGCCGCAGCTCGAAGGCGACCAGGTGGCCGAGGGCAACCTGCACGTGCCGGGTGTGGACAAGAGCAAGCCGAACCAGGAATCCCCGCAGCTCTGA
- a CDS encoding YqfO family protein has translation MYKLCFFVPASHVDEVKSAVFAAGGGRIGGYDHCAWQVLGLGQFRPLDGSQPFIGEAGQVEQVEEWKVELVVADELIRGVVKALKQSHPYETPAYEVWRLEDF, from the coding sequence GTGTACAAGCTCTGCTTCTTCGTCCCGGCCAGTCACGTGGACGAGGTCAAAAGCGCCGTATTCGCTGCCGGTGGCGGGCGAATCGGCGGCTATGACCACTGTGCCTGGCAAGTGTTGGGCCTGGGCCAGTTTCGCCCGTTGGACGGCAGCCAGCCGTTCATTGGCGAGGCGGGGCAGGTCGAGCAGGTCGAGGAGTGGAAGGTAGAGCTTGTCGTTGCCGATGAGCTGATTCGTGGGGTGGTGAAGGCGCTGAAACAAAGCCATCCCTACGAGACGCCAGCGTATGAAGTGTGGCGGTTGGAGGATTTCTGA
- the nagE gene encoding N-acetylglucosamine-specific PTS transporter subunit IIBC gives MYQHFIEGLQRLGRALMLPIAILPIAGLLLRLGDTDLLDIAIIHDAGQAIFANLAMIFAIGIAVGFARDNNGTAGLAGAIGYLVMIATLKVLDASINMGMLAGIISGLLAGALYNRFKDIKLPEYLAFFGGRRFVPIVTGFSAVGLGVVFGLIWPPIQQGINGFGALLMESGSFGAFVFGVFNRLLIVTGLHHILNNMAWFIFGSFTDPATGAVVTGDLSRYFAGDPKGGQFMTGMFPVMLFGLPAACLAMYRNALPQRRKVMGGILLSMALTSFLTGVTEPIEFAFMFLAPLLFLVHALLTGVSMAVTNLLGIHLGFTFSGGFIDMVLGWGKSTNGWLVVPVGLAYAAIYYLVFDFCIRRFDLKTPGREEVPAGDKPAIAENQRAAAYIQALGGADNLITIGACTTRLRLDMVDRNKASDAQLKALGAMAVVRPGNGGSLQVVVGPMADSIADEIRLAVPSSLRPVTAPVPNAPAPTTPAALSSTEAQQWLDALGGQDNVLQLECVATSRLRVRLADDKGLSESRLKGLGCQGMSSLEDGVWHLLLGEKAPRLWQALDGLAHGRKVDAGA, from the coding sequence ATGTACCAGCATTTCATCGAAGGGCTGCAACGCCTCGGCCGGGCACTGATGCTGCCCATCGCGATCCTGCCCATCGCCGGCCTGTTGCTGCGCCTGGGCGACACCGATCTCTTGGACATCGCCATCATCCACGATGCCGGCCAGGCAATTTTCGCCAACCTGGCGATGATCTTCGCCATCGGCATCGCCGTGGGCTTCGCCCGGGACAACAACGGTACGGCGGGGTTGGCCGGGGCCATCGGCTACCTGGTGATGATCGCGACCCTGAAGGTGCTCGATGCCAGCATCAACATGGGCATGCTCGCCGGGATCATCAGCGGCCTGCTGGCGGGGGCGCTGTACAACCGCTTCAAGGACATCAAGCTGCCGGAGTACCTGGCGTTCTTTGGTGGCCGGCGCTTCGTGCCGATTGTCACCGGCTTCAGCGCCGTCGGGCTGGGCGTGGTGTTCGGCCTTATCTGGCCACCGATCCAGCAGGGTATCAACGGTTTCGGCGCCTTGCTGATGGAAAGCGGCAGTTTCGGCGCCTTCGTGTTCGGGGTGTTCAACCGATTGCTGATCGTTACCGGCCTGCACCACATCCTCAATAACATGGCCTGGTTCATCTTCGGCAGTTTCACCGACCCCGCCACCGGTGCGGTGGTCACCGGTGACCTGAGCCGTTATTTCGCCGGCGACCCCAAGGGTGGCCAGTTCATGACCGGCATGTTCCCGGTGATGCTCTTCGGCCTGCCCGCCGCGTGCCTGGCGATGTACCGCAATGCCTTGCCCCAGCGGCGCAAGGTCATGGGGGGGATCCTGCTGTCCATGGCGCTGACCTCGTTTCTGACCGGTGTCACCGAGCCGATCGAATTCGCCTTCATGTTCCTCGCGCCCTTGTTGTTCCTGGTCCACGCGCTGCTCACCGGTGTGTCGATGGCCGTGACCAATCTGCTGGGCATTCACCTGGGCTTTACCTTCTCCGGCGGCTTCATCGACATGGTCCTGGGCTGGGGCAAATCCACCAACGGCTGGTTGGTCGTCCCGGTGGGCCTGGCCTACGCGGCAATCTACTACCTGGTGTTCGACTTCTGCATCCGCCGCTTCGACCTGAAGACCCCGGGGCGTGAAGAGGTACCGGCAGGCGACAAACCGGCCATCGCCGAAAACCAGCGGGCCGCGGCCTACATCCAGGCGTTGGGCGGCGCTGACAACCTGATCACCATCGGTGCCTGCACCACGCGCTTGCGGCTGGACATGGTGGATCGCAACAAGGCCTCCGACGCCCAGCTCAAGGCCCTCGGCGCCATGGCCGTGGTGCGCCCCGGTAACGGCGGGAGCCTGCAGGTGGTGGTGGGGCCGATGGCCGACAGCATTGCCGATGAAATCCGCCTGGCGGTGCCCTCCTCCCTTCGCCCGGTCACCGCACCGGTGCCGAATGCCCCTGCACCGACAACGCCTGCCGCCCTTTCCAGCACTGAAGCGCAACAATGGCTGGACGCCCTCGGAGGCCAGGACAATGTCCTGCAACTCGAGTGCGTGGCGACGAGCCGGCTACGGGTGCGGCTGGCCGATGACAAGGGCTTGTCGGAAAGCCGGCTCAAAGGGTTGGGGTGTCAGGGTATGAGCTCGTTGGAGGATGGCGTCTGGCACTTGCTGCTGGGGGAGAAGGCGCCGCGGTTATGGCAGGCATTGGACGGCCTGGCGCATGGCCGCAAGGTCGATGCAGGGGCCTAG